Proteins found in one Fodinibius saliphilus genomic segment:
- the metF gene encoding methylenetetrahydrofolate reductase [NAD(P)H], whose product MKVIEHYDRADEPLISFEIIPPKRGGSVKKVFESLDKVMKYNPPFIDVTYHAAESYYEELGDGTIKRHIKRKRPGTIGLCAAIKHKYDVDPVPHLICEGFTREETEDALIELNFLGIDNVLAIRGDAQENATPRLKNGTFNKYAIDLVNQIKDMNRGKYLEDIVNAHETNFCVGVAGYPEKHFEAPNLDFDIEMLKKKVDAGGDYIVTQMFFDNEAYFRFVDKCRSAGIKCPIVPGLKVLTRERHLNFLPKFFHLNIPEALSDEVQADPENAREIGVEWAAQQCTELLEKGVPGIHFYIMGDPTPALDAVDQLPLGHDVVKR is encoded by the coding sequence ATGAAAGTTATAGAACATTACGATCGAGCGGATGAACCTTTGATTTCTTTTGAAATCATTCCACCTAAAAGAGGGGGATCGGTGAAAAAGGTCTTTGAATCGCTTGACAAAGTGATGAAATATAATCCGCCCTTTATTGATGTGACCTATCACGCAGCAGAGTCGTACTACGAGGAGCTTGGTGATGGTACTATTAAGCGGCATATCAAGCGCAAGCGTCCGGGTACAATCGGCCTTTGTGCTGCTATAAAGCATAAATATGATGTTGATCCAGTACCGCACCTTATTTGCGAAGGTTTTACCAGAGAGGAAACGGAAGATGCGTTAATAGAGCTAAACTTCCTGGGAATCGATAACGTGCTGGCTATTCGAGGAGATGCCCAAGAGAATGCTACACCCCGTCTTAAAAATGGGACCTTTAATAAATATGCTATTGATTTGGTCAACCAGATCAAGGATATGAATCGGGGGAAATACCTTGAAGATATCGTTAATGCGCACGAAACGAACTTCTGTGTGGGTGTGGCAGGCTATCCGGAGAAGCATTTTGAAGCACCCAATCTCGATTTTGACATAGAGATGCTCAAGAAGAAAGTCGATGCGGGCGGTGACTATATTGTTACCCAGATGTTCTTTGACAATGAGGCCTACTTCCGGTTTGTAGATAAATGTCGGAGCGCAGGAATCAAATGTCCTATTGTTCCCGGTTTAAAAGTACTCACCCGGGAGCGACATCTTAACTTTTTGCCCAAATTTTTTCATTTGAATATCCCTGAAGCGTTGTCTGACGAAGTGCAGGCAGACCCCGAAAATGCACGAGAGATTGGTGTTGAGTGGGCTGCACAACAGTGCACCGAACTGCTTGAAAAGGGCGTGCCCGGTATCCATTTCTACATCATGGGTGATCCTACTCCAGCACTGGATGCTGTGGATCAGTTACCCTTGGGACACGATGTGGTAAAGCGGTAA
- the metH gene encoding methionine synthase, with protein sequence MKFDHIKDLLQDRILILDGAMGTMIQNHNLSENDYRGERFKDFEDAELKGNNDLLSLTQPEIIKDIHSQFLAAGSDIIETNTFNSTSISQADYNMEDLAYELNVAAAQNAREVADKFTEQNPSKPRFVAGAIGPTNKTLSLSPDVEDPGYRDITFDQLKEAYTEQIHGLVDGGADILLVETIFDTLNAKAAIYAIHKYNEETGKELPVMISGTIVDQSGRTLSGQTTEAFWISVSHTKNLISVGLNCSLGSKQMRPYIEELANVATCHTSLYPNAGLPDEMGEYNESPEFMADQLRDYAESNFVNLVGGCCGTTPEHIEAIAEAAKECSPREIPDQEPYLRLSGLEPLVVRPDTNFVNIGERTNVMGSRKFKRLIKNEEHEEALSVARQQVENGAQIIDINMDEGMLESEEVMVDFLQLLAAEPDISRVPVMIDSSKWSVLKAGLKTTQGKCVVNSISLKEGEEEFKEHAREILNFGGAVVVMGFDEKGQADNFERRIEIAERAYKILTEEVGFAPQDIIMDPNILTVATGIEEHRNYAVDFINATKWIKQNLPLAKVSGGLSNISFSFRGNNRVREAMHSAFLYHAIQAGLDMAIVNAGQLEVYEEIPDKLKELVEDVLLNRRDNATERLVNYAEEIKDEGPKKEKKTAEWRENSVEERIKHALVKGIVDHIVEDVEEARQQFEHPIEVIEGPMMNGMDVVGDLFGSGKMFLPQVVKSARVMKKGVAHLIPYIEKEKEKNQNSEPKAKVLLATVKGDVHDIGKNIVSVVLRCNNFDVVDLGVMVPADKILEEARKENVDIIGLSGLITPSLDEMVHVAKELDREEFEQPLMIGGATTSRMHTAVKIEPNYDQPVVHVLDASRSVSVTGNLISKTLRDDFVSQTKDEYVKLRERHEGRSNRKTYLPIDQARENATEIDWKNSEIIKPNKLGTKIFDNYPLDEIRNYIDWGPFFIAWQMKGRFPEVLEDEKYGEEAQKLYKDANKLLDKIVDQKLLKAKAVMGLFPANAVGDDVELYTDDSREEVLTTFHMLRQQAQKRRGQPNKALSDFVAPKSSGINDYMGGFAVTCGLGAKELVKQFEDDHDDYNAILTKALADRLAEAFTELIHEKVRTSIWGYAPDEDLTNKELIKEQYDGIRPAAGYPAQPDHTEKRILFDLLDVPETTGISLTESCAMHPAASVSGLYFAHPDSDYFNVGNLEKDQIKDYANRKGMSVEKIERWLGPNLSYDPE encoded by the coding sequence ATGAAATTTGATCACATTAAAGATCTGTTACAAGATCGTATTTTAATTCTGGATGGTGCCATGGGCACGATGATCCAGAATCACAACCTTTCCGAAAACGATTATCGAGGCGAACGATTTAAGGATTTTGAGGACGCTGAACTAAAAGGCAATAACGACCTTTTAAGCCTAACCCAACCTGAGATCATTAAAGATATCCACAGTCAATTCCTGGCTGCCGGCTCTGATATCATTGAAACCAATACCTTTAACAGCACTTCCATTTCACAGGCCGACTATAACATGGAAGACCTGGCCTATGAACTTAATGTAGCGGCAGCACAAAATGCTCGCGAAGTTGCTGATAAATTTACGGAGCAAAACCCGAGCAAGCCCCGTTTTGTGGCCGGTGCCATTGGACCTACCAATAAAACCCTTTCTCTTTCACCTGATGTGGAAGATCCCGGCTACCGTGACATCACCTTTGATCAGCTTAAAGAGGCCTATACCGAACAGATCCATGGCTTAGTTGACGGTGGGGCAGATATTCTGCTGGTCGAAACGATATTCGATACACTTAATGCCAAGGCTGCTATTTATGCCATCCATAAATACAACGAAGAAACGGGCAAAGAGTTGCCGGTAATGATCTCCGGTACTATTGTAGATCAAAGCGGACGTACCCTGTCGGGACAAACGACCGAAGCATTCTGGATTTCGGTATCACATACAAAAAACCTAATCAGTGTTGGCTTAAACTGCTCGTTGGGATCTAAGCAGATGCGACCCTATATCGAAGAGCTCGCCAATGTCGCTACCTGCCATACCAGTCTCTATCCCAATGCCGGCTTGCCCGATGAGATGGGCGAATACAATGAGAGCCCGGAATTTATGGCCGATCAGCTGCGCGACTATGCTGAATCGAATTTTGTAAACTTGGTTGGCGGTTGCTGTGGTACAACGCCCGAACATATTGAAGCAATTGCCGAAGCGGCAAAAGAATGTTCTCCGCGCGAGATCCCGGACCAAGAACCCTATCTGCGACTCAGCGGACTGGAGCCGCTGGTTGTTCGTCCCGATACTAACTTTGTGAATATCGGAGAACGTACCAATGTAATGGGATCACGCAAATTTAAGCGCCTTATTAAAAATGAGGAACATGAAGAAGCACTCTCTGTTGCACGCCAACAGGTAGAAAACGGGGCCCAGATCATCGACATCAACATGGATGAAGGTATGCTGGAATCTGAGGAAGTAATGGTAGATTTCTTGCAGCTTCTGGCCGCAGAACCTGATATTTCTCGCGTACCGGTTATGATTGACTCTTCAAAATGGTCGGTACTGAAAGCAGGGCTTAAAACCACGCAGGGCAAATGTGTGGTAAACTCTATCAGTCTTAAAGAAGGTGAAGAAGAGTTTAAAGAGCATGCCCGTGAAATCCTTAACTTTGGCGGTGCTGTAGTGGTCATGGGGTTTGATGAAAAAGGTCAGGCCGACAACTTTGAGCGTCGTATTGAGATTGCCGAACGTGCTTATAAAATCCTTACCGAGGAAGTTGGCTTTGCTCCCCAAGATATTATTATGGATCCTAATATCTTAACAGTAGCAACGGGTATTGAAGAGCACAGAAACTACGCCGTTGATTTTATTAACGCTACGAAGTGGATCAAACAGAACCTGCCACTGGCTAAAGTAAGTGGCGGACTGAGTAACATTTCGTTCTCTTTCCGTGGCAATAACAGGGTGCGTGAGGCGATGCACTCGGCGTTCTTATATCACGCAATACAGGCCGGCCTCGATATGGCTATTGTCAATGCCGGACAGCTGGAAGTATACGAGGAAATTCCTGATAAGCTGAAAGAGCTTGTTGAAGATGTACTGCTCAACCGTCGCGATAACGCCACAGAACGATTGGTAAATTATGCCGAAGAGATTAAAGATGAAGGCCCTAAAAAGGAGAAAAAGACGGCTGAATGGCGCGAAAACTCTGTTGAAGAACGAATCAAACATGCCCTCGTCAAAGGTATTGTCGATCATATTGTTGAGGACGTAGAAGAAGCACGTCAACAGTTTGAGCATCCTATTGAAGTTATTGAAGGACCGATGATGAACGGTATGGATGTGGTGGGTGATCTATTTGGTTCTGGCAAGATGTTTTTACCCCAGGTGGTTAAAAGTGCTCGCGTGATGAAGAAGGGGGTTGCCCACCTGATCCCCTACATCGAAAAGGAGAAAGAGAAAAACCAGAACAGTGAACCTAAGGCAAAGGTACTGCTGGCTACTGTTAAGGGGGATGTCCATGATATTGGAAAAAATATAGTGTCGGTGGTATTGCGCTGTAACAATTTTGATGTTGTAGACCTGGGTGTGATGGTTCCGGCGGATAAAATCCTGGAAGAAGCACGTAAAGAGAATGTTGATATCATTGGGCTCAGTGGCCTGATTACTCCTTCTCTGGATGAGATGGTGCACGTGGCTAAAGAGTTGGATCGCGAAGAGTTCGAACAACCACTTATGATCGGCGGGGCAACGACTTCTCGCATGCATACAGCAGTAAAAATTGAACCCAATTACGACCAACCTGTTGTTCACGTACTTGACGCTTCACGAAGTGTTTCTGTTACCGGTAACCTAATATCTAAAACGCTGCGTGACGATTTCGTTAGCCAGACAAAGGATGAATATGTGAAGTTACGAGAGCGCCACGAAGGGCGGTCAAATCGAAAAACTTACCTCCCAATAGATCAAGCACGTGAAAATGCCACAGAGATCGACTGGAAAAACTCAGAAATCATAAAACCCAACAAGTTGGGTACAAAGATCTTTGATAACTATCCACTTGATGAAATTCGTAACTACATCGACTGGGGACCTTTCTTTATCGCCTGGCAAATGAAAGGACGTTTCCCGGAAGTGCTCGAAGATGAAAAGTATGGAGAGGAAGCTCAGAAACTTTATAAAGATGCCAATAAACTTCTGGACAAAATTGTAGATCAAAAACTGCTCAAAGCTAAAGCAGTAATGGGATTATTTCCTGCCAATGCCGTGGGCGATGATGTAGAACTCTATACCGATGACAGCCGCGAAGAGGTACTGACTACCTTCCATATGCTCCGACAGCAGGCTCAAAAACGCAGAGGCCAACCCAACAAGGCACTTTCCGATTTTGTGGCTCCCAAATCATCTGGTATTAATGACTATATGGGTGGCTTTGCTGTAACATGCGGGCTCGGCGCTAAAGAGCTGGTTAAACAGTTTGAGGATGACCACGATGACTATAATGCCATTCTTACCAAGGCTCTGGCCGACCGACTGGCAGAAGCTTTTACCGAGCTTATCCACGAAAAGGTGCGGACCAGCATTTGGGGCTATGCTCCTGATGAAGACCTAACCAACAAGGAACTTATCAAAGAACAGTATGATGGTATTCGTCCGGCTGCGGGATATCCGGCCCAACCGGATCATACCGAGAAACGCATTCTGTTTGACCTGTTGGATGTACCTGAAACTACAGGTATATCCCTAACCGAATCATGTGCTATGCATCCTGCTGCCTCGGTGAGTGGGTTGTATTTTGCTCATCCTGACTCAGATTACTTTAATGTAGGTAACCTGGAAAAAGATCAGATTAAAGATTATGCTAATCGAAAGGGCATGAGTGTAGAAAAAATTGAACGCTGGCTGGGTCCTAACCTAAGCTATGACCCGGAATGA
- a CDS encoding collagen-like protein, with translation MMRKITVTVLLLFVISCGGEEGPVGPEGPPGPSGKIYEIETSFTESNNYTVFSTFPDDITVLESDIVMVYLLWEVDQETGNDVWQPLPVSVFFDNGEMQYAFDHTFTDAKLFLTGDVDLSTVGDEFTRNQIFRIAILPADYIQSNKVDMSNMEEVVNAIGSSNVKHLQLQDY, from the coding sequence ATGATGAGAAAAATTACTGTTACTGTGTTATTGTTATTTGTAATCTCTTGTGGGGGAGAGGAGGGTCCTGTTGGCCCTGAAGGACCTCCCGGACCGTCAGGTAAGATATATGAGATAGAAACCAGTTTTACCGAATCCAACAATTATACTGTTTTTTCCACTTTCCCTGATGATATTACCGTTTTGGAAAGTGATATCGTTATGGTCTATCTGTTATGGGAGGTTGATCAGGAAACAGGTAATGATGTCTGGCAGCCCCTTCCCGTTTCTGTTTTCTTCGATAATGGAGAAATGCAATATGCCTTCGATCATACATTTACTGATGCCAAGCTTTTTTTAACCGGAGATGTTGATTTAAGTACTGTTGGAGATGAGTTCACCAGGAATCAAATATTTAGAATAGCCATTTTACCTGCCGACTATATTCAGTCAAACAAAGTAGATATGTCGAATATGGAAGAGGTCGTGAATGCTATAGGTTCTAGCAATGTAAAACACTTACAGTTGCAGGATTACTAG
- a CDS encoding RNA polymerase sigma factor: MKNKEPKKDRFEQLYQHHSNKVYRICTGYLQDENKVKDLFQQVMLNIWNNLESFRGEAQITTWVYRITVNTAITFTKSEKRLNKRFRLEADFTDIEDDNHSSFSPDLLPRLQKLNDCIHQLDKQNRIIITLYLEGLSYSDIGKVVGISENYVGVKINRIKKELDQLMR; this comes from the coding sequence ATGAAGAATAAGGAACCAAAGAAAGATCGGTTTGAACAGCTTTATCAGCATCATAGCAATAAAGTCTATCGCATTTGTACGGGATATTTGCAGGATGAGAATAAGGTTAAAGATCTGTTCCAACAGGTGATGTTGAATATATGGAATAACCTTGAGTCGTTTCGCGGCGAAGCCCAGATAACTACGTGGGTCTATCGTATTACTGTCAATACAGCTATCACCTTTACAAAGAGTGAAAAGCGCCTCAATAAACGGTTCCGGTTGGAAGCTGATTTTACGGATATTGAAGATGATAACCACAGCAGTTTTTCTCCTGATCTTTTGCCTCGGCTCCAAAAACTTAATGATTGCATTCATCAGCTTGATAAGCAAAATCGTATCATTATTACGCTGTACCTGGAGGGGCTCAGTTATAGTGATATTGGAAAAGTAGTGGGGATATCGGAAAACTATGTGGGAGTAAAGATAAATCGTATTAAAAAAGAATTAGACCAATTAATGAGGTAA
- a CDS encoding alpha/beta fold hydrolase, whose amino-acid sequence MQITTSTMISFFSKRKIRQLNILLLLWFIAFPFWVEAQSEDPKNTHREPAFTVDIYGSGPPLYLIPGLASSGEVWQGTVEQLKNRYECHVFTLAGFAGNEPIDKKPYLKTIRDKLIEYIDRSGRGIVMGHSLGGFLSLWITAENESLVEKAVVVDSYPFLAALRQPKVTEETVQFPRQMMIQQMTAMDFSQFRQQQKHTLSTMITAEKDLKKALQWSMRSDRATIVHAMGDLMQTDLRDDISTIEIPTYIMIAGNISMNGTPLYTKDQVQQMAEEQYKSLSDKTIEVAEKARHFIMMDDPEWFHQTLEQFLDEE is encoded by the coding sequence ATGCAGATTACTACATCTACTATGATTTCATTCTTTTCAAAGAGAAAGATTCGTCAACTTAATATACTCCTATTACTATGGTTCATTGCATTTCCGTTTTGGGTAGAGGCACAATCGGAAGATCCCAAAAATACTCATCGAGAACCGGCCTTTACTGTTGATATTTATGGTTCGGGTCCTCCTCTTTATCTGATTCCCGGTTTGGCAAGTAGCGGGGAGGTTTGGCAGGGAACTGTTGAGCAGCTAAAAAACCGCTATGAATGTCATGTTTTTACGTTAGCCGGTTTTGCCGGAAACGAGCCGATAGATAAAAAGCCTTATCTGAAAACAATTAGAGATAAATTAATAGAATATATCGATCGCAGTGGCCGGGGTATTGTCATGGGACATAGCCTGGGAGGATTTTTATCTCTGTGGATAACAGCCGAGAATGAGAGTCTTGTTGAAAAAGCGGTGGTAGTAGACTCTTATCCCTTTTTAGCAGCCTTGCGCCAGCCAAAAGTGACAGAAGAGACCGTACAGTTCCCTCGGCAGATGATGATTCAACAGATGACTGCAATGGACTTCAGCCAGTTTCGGCAACAGCAGAAACATACCTTATCAACAATGATAACAGCCGAGAAAGATCTCAAGAAAGCTCTGCAGTGGTCCATGCGTTCAGATCGGGCTACCATTGTACATGCGATGGGTGATTTAATGCAGACTGACCTTCGGGATGATATTAGCACCATTGAAATACCTACGTATATTATGATTGCAGGGAATATATCAATGAATGGAACACCCTTATATACAAAAGATCAGGTGCAACAGATGGCAGAAGAGCAGTATAAAAGCCTTTCTGATAAAACTATTGAGGTGGCAGAAAAGGCCCGGCATTTTATAATGATGGATGATCCGGAATGGTTTCATCAAACACTTGAGCAATTTCTGGATGAAGAATAA